A genomic stretch from Salvelinus namaycush isolate Seneca chromosome 25, SaNama_1.0, whole genome shotgun sequence includes:
- the LOC120020759 gene encoding junctophilin-1-like, with amino-acid sequence MTGGRFDFDDGGTYCGGWEDGKAHGHGVCTGPKGQGEYSGSWNNGFEVVGVYTWPSGNVYQGYWAQGKRHGFGVESKGRWIYRGEWTHGFKGRYGVRQSLHTPARYDGTWSNGLQDGYGVETYGDGGTYQGQWTGGMRHGYGVRQSVPYGMATVIRSPLRTSLASLRSEQSNGTVLHANLDLSDSLAGTRGGFVLNFHSEGEGEKKKGLFRRGSLFGSLRNLRKSDSRSSISSKRSSARSDAASSISRISSSDANSTISFGDGVDEYMTLEDNVDATTTESYMGEWKNDKRNGFGVSERTNGMKYEGEWMNNKRHGYGCTMFPDGTKEEGKYKNNVLARGIKKQLIPLKNTKTKQKVDRAVEGAIRAAAIAKTKVEIATSRTAHARTKGDAADQAGQSASQDSDIARAVARELSPNFHQPGPDYIKQRFNEPIEPIVQEEKKEKSPSSSPHFYRKGTTPDHSPTATPQPSPPPTPPPAPAPEPKKSLFSKLTPKPGKENKTPSAESQAPVITKAVSKTSLKQEVRQEVPPQPKTFKMAESVPVSPGNGQLHTDTEYHGYYMKADVKIPPDEPEGVEEEHVTPSTFAQMPQPAKPMAQYRTPTPKPGAPKSAAKESKPELTLKKQDSYKPKSLAETRKQASLEITTDFVEEESGPNSILVALVMLLNIGLAIIFVHFLT; translated from the exons ATGACGGGCGGACGGTTCGATTTTGACGATGGTGGCACATATTGCGGTGGCTGGGAGGATGGAAAAGCCCATGGGCATGGCGTCTGTACCGGGCCCAAGGGCCAAGGCGAATACTCCGGGTCCTGGAACAATGGTTTTGAGGTAGTGGGGGTGTACACCTGGCCCAGTGGAAACGTGTATCAGGGTTACTGGGCACAGGGGAAACGACACGGATTCGGTGTGGAATCGAAGGGAAGGTGGATTTATCGTGGTGAATGGACTCATGGATTTAAAGGTCGATATGGGGTCCGGCAAAGTCTCCACACGCCTGCCAGATACGATGGGACATGGAGTAACGGTCTGCAAGATGGATATGGAGTTGAAACGTATGGTGATGGAG GTACGTACCAGGGGCAGTGGACAGGAGGAATGCGACACGGATATGGTGTGCGGCAAAGTGTACCTTACGGGATGGCTACGGTTATTCGCTCGCCTCTTCGAACCTCGCTGGCCTCGCTCCGCAGCGAACAGAGCAACGGCACCGTCCTCCATGCCAACCTCGACCTGTCAGACAGCCTTGCCGGCACCAGAGGAGGCTTTGTTCTCAACTTCCACAGCGAAGGCGAAGGTGAGAAGAAAAAGGGCCTGTTCAGAAGAGGGTCCCTGTTCGGCAGCCTCAGAAACCTCAGAAAGTCTGACTCCAGGTCATCCATATCAAGCAAACGCAGCTCTGCCCGCAGCGATGCCGCCAGCTCCATCAGCCGAATCAGCTCCAGCGATGCCAATTCCACCATCAGCTTTGGAGATGGAGTTGATGAGTACATGACCCTGGAGGACAATGTAGACGCCACCACCACTGAGTCCTACATGGGGGAGTGGAAAAACGACAAGCGGAATGGCTTTGGTGTCAGCGAGCGCACCAATGGGATGAAGTATGAGGGAGAGTGGATGAACAACAAACGCCACGGCTACGGATGCACAATGTTCCCAGACGGCACCAAAGAAGAGGGGAAATATAAAAACAATGTGTTGGCGCGAGGCATCAAGAAACAGCTCATTCCTCTCAAAAACACCAAAACTAAACAGAAAGTGGATCGGGCTGTGGAAGGAGCCATACGGGCAGCAGCTATTGCCAAAACAAAAGTAGAAATAGCCACTTCAAG AACGGCTCACGCCAGGACTAAAGGTGATGCTGCTGACCAGGccggtcagtcagccagtcaggacTCAGACATCGCCAGGGCAGTGGCCAGGGAACTGTCTCCCAACTTCCATCAGCCAG GCCCTGATTATATAAAGCAGAGGTTCAATGAGCCTATTGAACCTATTGTccaagaggagaagaaagagaagtCCCCCTCAAGTAGCCCTCATTTCTACCGTAAAGGCACAACCCCAGACCACTCTCCCACTGCGACTCCCCAGCCCTCTCCcccaccaacacccccaccaGCGCCAGCCCCAGAGCCCAAGAAGAGCTTATTCAGCAAGCTCACCCCCAAGCCAGGGAAAGAGAACAAAACCCCTTCAGCAGAGAGCCAGGCCCCGGTAATCACAAAGGCAGTGTCTAAGACATCGTTGAAACAGGAAGTAAGACAAGAAGTGCCTCCTCAACCGAAAACGTTCAAGATGGCGGAGTCGGTCCCCGTCAGCCCTGGCAATGGACAGCTGCACACTGACACTGAGTACCACGGCTACTACATGAAGGCAGACGTGAAGATCCCCCCAGATGAACCtgagggagtagaggaggagcaTGTTACCCCGTCGACCTTCGCCCAGATGCCACAGCCCGCAAAACCTATGGCGCAATACAGGACACCCACCCCAAAACCTGGAGCGCCAAAGTCAGCAGCCAAAGAAAGCAAACCTGAGCTAACACTTAAGAAACAAGATTCGTATAAGCCAAAAAGCCTAGCAGAAACTAGGAAACAAGCCAGCTTGGAGATCACCACGGATTTCGTAGAGGAAGAGTCA GGTCCTAACTCAATACTGGTTGCCCTTGTAATGCTGTTGAATATTGGTCTAGCAATAATTTTTGTCCATTTTTTAACCTGA